A single Inediibacterium massiliense DNA region contains:
- a CDS encoding LysR substrate-binding domain-containing protein, with protein sequence MKIRHLRIFKKVCEEESITKAAEKLYITQPAVSSAISELENHLGVYLFDRISRRIYLNEIGKLFLTKVIKLLDLYDDLEQNVKELEDNATIKIGSSITIANFILPKAIVDFETIYNNTPTKIIIGNAGKIEEMLYNNEIDLGLIEGVIYNEELIKIPFSSYKLAIICSPKHKLALEEPIDINKLIQERLLLREKGSAIRDVFDSALLIHNLRVNPEWTSINSQALIYAVKQNLGISVLPKILVEEEIESGEIFEIKINDFELVNVNHIVFHKDKFQTKSFKTLIEIIKSKITEKKL encoded by the coding sequence ATGAAAATAAGACATCTCCGTATTTTTAAAAAGGTATGTGAGGAAGAAAGTATTACAAAAGCAGCAGAAAAATTATACATAACCCAACCAGCAGTTTCTAGTGCAATTAGTGAATTAGAAAATCATTTAGGTGTGTATTTATTTGATAGAATTTCAAGAAGAATTTATTTAAATGAAATAGGCAAGTTATTCTTAACAAAGGTAATAAAGTTGTTAGATTTGTATGATGATTTAGAACAAAATGTTAAAGAATTAGAAGACAATGCAACTATCAAAATTGGATCAAGTATAACTATAGCGAACTTTATTTTACCTAAAGCAATAGTAGATTTTGAAACAATTTATAATAATACTCCGACAAAAATTATAATTGGAAATGCTGGAAAAATTGAAGAGATGTTATATAATAATGAAATTGACTTGGGTCTAATTGAAGGAGTTATCTATAATGAAGAATTAATAAAAATTCCATTTTCGTCCTATAAATTAGCAATAATATGTTCACCTAAACATAAATTAGCTTTAGAAGAACCTATAGATATCAATAAGTTAATACAAGAAAGGTTATTACTTAGAGAAAAAGGCAGTGCAATTCGTGATGTCTTTGATAGTGCATTATTAATACATAATTTAAGAGTAAATCCAGAGTGGACAAGTATAAATTCACAAGCTCTTATTTACGCAGTAAAACAAAATTTAGGAATAAGTGTGTTACCTAAAATACTAGTAGAAGAAGAAATTGAGAGTGGTGAAATCTTCGAAATAAAGATAAATGATTTTGAATTAGTTAATGTAAATCATATTGTATTTCATAAAGATAAATTTCAAACAAAGAGTTTTAAAACATTAATTGAAATAATTAAGAGTAAAATAACAGAGAAGAAACTATAA
- a CDS encoding chromate transporter, producing MKIKKFKLYFSLFRVTFYINTFTFGGGYIVIPMMRKYFVNDLKLISEQELLEMAAIAQSTPGAIAVNIAVLVGYRISGIAGAIISCIGTILPPLLILSIISFFYKAFRYSRVISAILKGMEAGVAATIVDFVIDMGQGILKEKNLLLTSMTPIAFLASFIFNINVLVIIISCSILCFVQTYIKSRQGKIQDE from the coding sequence ATGAAGATTAAAAAATTCAAACTATACTTTTCACTCTTTAGAGTCACATTTTATATCAATACTTTTACTTTTGGAGGGGGATATATAGTTATTCCTATGATGCGTAAATATTTTGTTAATGACCTAAAATTAATTAGTGAGCAGGAACTATTAGAGATGGCTGCTATCGCACAATCCACTCCAGGTGCTATTGCAGTTAATATTGCTGTATTAGTAGGTTATCGCATTTCTGGAATTGCAGGTGCAATTATTAGTTGTATTGGAACAATCTTGCCTCCCTTGCTAATATTATCAATTATATCCTTTTTTTATAAAGCTTTTAGATATAGTAGGGTTATTTCTGCAATCTTAAAGGGTATGGAAGCAGGAGTTGCTGCTACAATTGTAGATTTCGTAATCGATATGGGACAAGGAATTTTAAAAGAAAAAAATTTGCTATTAACATCAATGACTCCTATTGCATTTTTAGCTAGTTTTATTTTTAATATCAATGTGTTAGTTATTATTATTTCCTGCTCTATTCTATGTTTTGTCCAAACTTATATAAAAAGCAGACAAGGGAAAATCCAAGATGAATAA
- a CDS encoding chromate transporter has product MNKTIIALFISFLQIGSFSIGGGYTIIPLIQKQVVNYHNWLTLQEYTDIITISQMTPGPLVVNTASFVGIRIAGIPGAIVATLGSIISGFIISIFLYKFFKKHKNIDSISNILKGLRSSSMGLIASAASTIILITFLGTSPFNVKDISINITAIIVFLISLFLLRKYKLNPIFVMIITGVIGLFFY; this is encoded by the coding sequence ATGAATAAAACTATTATTGCATTATTTATTAGCTTTTTACAGATTGGCTCATTCAGTATTGGTGGTGGATATACTATTATACCGTTAATACAAAAACAGGTGGTAAATTATCACAACTGGCTTACGCTCCAAGAATATACAGACATTATTACAATCTCCCAAATGACACCTGGACCTTTAGTTGTCAATACTGCTTCTTTTGTAGGAATACGTATCGCTGGTATACCTGGAGCTATAGTGGCTACCTTAGGAAGTATTATATCTGGATTTATTATTTCTATATTTTTATACAAATTTTTTAAAAAACATAAGAATATAGATAGCATTTCTAACATATTAAAAGGATTACGTTCTAGTTCTATGGGGCTTATTGCATCTGCTGCATCTACTATTATTTTGATTACGTTTCTTGGAACTTCACCATTTAATGTTAAAGATATTAGCATAAATATTACCGCTATAATTGTATTTTTAATTTCTCTATTTTTATTGAGAAAGTATAAATTAAATCCCATATTTGTTATGATTATAACTGGTGTGATAGGTCTGTTTTTTTATTAA